A DNA window from Mycolicibacter terrae contains the following coding sequences:
- a CDS encoding RsmB/NOP family class I SAM-dependent RNA methyltransferase, with translation MTRPPRHPQRPAGGPRKPRRKPLDPARRAAFDVLQAVSQRDAYANLALPALLSERGISGRDAAFATELTYGTCRARGLLDAIIAAAAQRSPEAINPVLLDLLRLGAYQLLRTRVDAHAAVSTTVEQAAIEFDSARAGFVNGVLRTISTRDEASWTAELAPDATADPIGHAAFIRAHPRWIAQAFADALGSAAGELDAVLAADDERPQVHLAARPGILTAAELAAAVDGTPGRYSPYAVYLPGGDPGRLQPVRDGQALVQDEGSQLVARACALAPVDGDSGRWLDLCAGPGGKTALLAALAAGSGSRVTAVEQSPQRAALVAENTRGLDVEVLTADGRESGLEPGFDRVLVDVPCTGLGALRRRPEARWRRQPADVPVLAKLQRELLAAAIGLTRRGGVVLYATCSPHLAETVGVVADALRRHPVTALDTRPLFAPLDGLGVLGDGPHVQLWPHRHGTDAMFAAALQVI, from the coding sequence ATGACCCGCCCGCCCCGTCATCCGCAGCGACCCGCCGGTGGGCCGCGCAAACCGCGCCGTAAACCGCTGGATCCGGCGCGGCGCGCCGCGTTCGACGTGCTGCAGGCGGTCTCGCAACGCGACGCCTACGCCAACCTGGCGCTGCCGGCGTTGCTGTCCGAACGCGGGATCAGCGGCCGCGACGCCGCTTTCGCCACCGAACTGACCTACGGAACCTGCCGGGCCCGCGGGCTGCTCGACGCGATCATCGCAGCGGCGGCGCAGCGTTCGCCGGAGGCGATCAACCCGGTGCTGCTGGACCTGCTTCGCCTGGGCGCCTATCAGCTACTGCGTACCCGGGTCGACGCGCACGCCGCGGTGTCCACCACGGTCGAGCAGGCCGCCATCGAATTCGATTCGGCGCGAGCAGGATTCGTCAACGGGGTGCTCCGCACCATCAGTACCCGCGATGAAGCCTCCTGGACCGCGGAGCTCGCGCCGGACGCGACCGCCGACCCGATCGGTCACGCGGCGTTCATTCGCGCGCACCCGCGCTGGATCGCGCAGGCGTTCGCCGACGCCCTGGGGTCGGCCGCCGGGGAACTCGACGCGGTGCTGGCCGCCGACGACGAGCGTCCCCAGGTTCATCTGGCCGCACGGCCGGGCATACTGACCGCCGCCGAACTGGCCGCCGCCGTGGACGGCACTCCCGGCCGGTATTCGCCGTACGCGGTGTATCTGCCCGGCGGTGACCCCGGGCGGCTGCAGCCGGTGCGCGACGGCCAGGCCCTGGTCCAGGACGAGGGAAGCCAGCTGGTGGCCCGTGCGTGCGCGCTGGCCCCGGTGGACGGTGACAGCGGGCGGTGGCTGGACCTCTGCGCGGGGCCTGGCGGCAAGACCGCGCTACTGGCCGCCCTGGCAGCCGGGAGCGGGTCGCGGGTGACCGCGGTGGAACAGTCCCCCCAGCGGGCCGCCCTGGTCGCGGAGAACACCCGCGGCCTGGATGTGGAGGTGCTGACCGCCGACGGCCGAGAGTCCGGCCTGGAACCCGGGTTCGACCGGGTGCTGGTCGATGTGCCCTGCACCGGCCTGGGTGCACTGCGCCGCCGGCCCGAGGCACGTTGGCGGCGCCAACCCGCCGATGTCCCGGTCCTGGCGAAACTGCAGCGTGAACTGCTGGCGGCGGCGATCGGGCTGACCCGGCGCGGGGGAGTGGTGCTCTACGCGACGTGCTCGCCGCACCTGGCCGAAACCGTCGGCGTGGTGGCCGATGCGCTGCGGCGCCACCCGGTGACCGCGCTGGACACCCGGCCGCTGTTCGCGCCCCTGGACGGTCTGGGCGTGCTCGGAGACGGCCCGCACGTGCAGCTGTGGCCGCACCGGCACGGCACCGACGCCATGTTCGCCGCGGCGCTACAAGTAATCTGA
- a CDS encoding Acg family FMN-binding oxidoreductase, producing the protein MSAAMVATETVKDAVRAACRAPSLHNIQPWRWVFDGAVLQLFLDSSRVLPTDRAGREAIIGCGAALDHFRVAMCSAGLRSDVERFPNPNDPDHLASIRVARMAYVTDGHRRRAAAIWERRSDRLPLQSPADWELFEPVLRNRLGHHDVHLDVLGEDARPRLVQASQLAESLRLYDSTYHAELRRWTVPFEESAGIPYSALATASEGGRMDIGRKFPAVHHAERRNRIQQDQSTIVVLSTDSDTRRAALTTGEALSAVLLECTMAGLATCPLTHLTEVQVAREIVETLVGGDAVPQVLIRIGHAPATDEPPPRTPRRPLDDVLELPGG; encoded by the coding sequence ATGTCTGCCGCGATGGTGGCGACCGAGACCGTCAAGGACGCGGTACGGGCGGCATGCCGTGCCCCGTCGCTGCACAACATCCAGCCGTGGCGGTGGGTGTTCGACGGCGCTGTGCTGCAGTTGTTCCTCGACTCGAGCCGGGTGCTGCCGACCGACCGGGCCGGGCGTGAGGCGATCATCGGTTGCGGCGCGGCACTGGACCACTTCCGGGTGGCCATGTGCTCGGCAGGCCTGCGCTCCGACGTCGAGCGGTTTCCCAATCCCAACGATCCCGACCACCTCGCGTCGATCCGAGTCGCCCGGATGGCCTACGTCACCGATGGACACCGCCGCAGGGCAGCAGCGATCTGGGAACGCCGCAGCGACCGATTACCACTGCAGTCTCCGGCGGACTGGGAACTGTTCGAACCCGTACTGCGCAACCGCCTCGGCCATCATGACGTGCACCTGGATGTGTTGGGCGAGGACGCCCGGCCGCGCCTGGTGCAGGCATCACAACTCGCGGAGTCGTTACGGCTCTACGATTCCACCTACCACGCCGAATTACGCCGTTGGACAGTGCCGTTCGAGGAATCCGCGGGTATTCCCTACAGCGCCTTGGCGACGGCGAGCGAAGGCGGCCGGATGGATATCGGCCGGAAGTTTCCGGCCGTCCACCATGCCGAACGACGAAATCGGATCCAACAGGATCAGTCGACGATCGTGGTGCTGTCCACCGACAGTGACACCCGCAGAGCCGCATTGACGACCGGCGAAGCGCTCTCGGCGGTCCTGCTGGAATGCACGATGGCCGGTCTGGCGACCTGCCCGCTGACCCACCTCACCGAGGTACAGGTCGCCCGGGAGATCGTCGAGACGCTGGTGGGCGGCGACGCGGTGCCCCAGGTGCTGATCCGGATCGGACACGCTCCCGCGACGGATGAGCCACCACCCCGCACGCCGCGGCGCCCGCTCGACGACGTGCTGGAGCTGCCGGGGGGATGA
- a CDS encoding LppX_LprAFG lipoprotein, translating to MSPMRRLLIALATATTAAALFAGCSSKDAGGPLPDATPLVKESASTTADLKSAHLALSVTGQIKNLPVKTLEGDLTNEPTTAAKGSTTITMLGSDVDAKFIVIDGDLYAAITGDDYDNYGAAEKIYDVAAILSPDKGLANMLANLNDPKSQGRDTINGHKTIRITGETPADAVNKLAPQLKATAPTPCTVWISEDDDHQLVQAKLDPSAGNSIQMTLSNWNAPVTVEKPAGA from the coding sequence ATGTCCCCCATGCGCAGACTTCTGATTGCACTGGCCACCGCCACCACCGCCGCCGCGCTGTTCGCCGGCTGCTCCAGCAAAGACGCCGGCGGCCCGCTGCCGGACGCGACGCCCCTGGTCAAGGAGTCCGCCTCCACCACCGCCGACCTCAAGAGCGCACACCTGGCGTTGTCGGTGACCGGCCAGATCAAAAACCTGCCGGTCAAAACCCTCGAAGGCGATCTGACCAACGAGCCGACCACCGCGGCCAAGGGCAGCACGACGATCACCATGCTCGGCAGCGACGTCGACGCCAAGTTCATCGTGATCGACGGCGATCTGTACGCGGCGATCACCGGGGACGACTACGACAACTACGGCGCCGCCGAGAAGATCTACGACGTCGCCGCGATCCTGAGCCCGGACAAGGGATTGGCCAACATGCTGGCCAACCTCAACGATCCGAAATCGCAGGGGCGCGACACCATCAACGGCCACAAGACGATCCGGATCACCGGTGAGACGCCCGCCGACGCCGTGAACAAGCTCGCACCGCAGCTCAAGGCCACCGCCCCGACGCCGTGCACGGTCTGGATCTCCGAGGACGATGACCACCAGCTGGTTCAGGCCAAGCTCGACCCCAGCGCGGGTAACTCGATTCAGATGACGCTGTCGAACTGGAACGCCCCGGTCACCGTTGAGAAGCCGGCGGGAGCGTGA
- a CDS encoding bifunctional aminoglycoside phosphotransferase/ATP-binding protein — MESATPGDMSAPEVPPYIQAYETHTGVVVVAGDRAYKAKKPVQTDFLDFRTAEQREQACAREVELNSRLCPESYFGIAHLSDPAGAAPEPIIVMRRYHDDDRLASMVKRGEPVEHVLDGIADLLADFHDRAQRDRRINAQGEPEAIQRRWDDNFPTLLRHADTAVPSETVRRVRDLAARYVAGRARLFSHRVEEGCIVDGHADLLADDIFWADERPVLLDCLEFSDELRYIDRIDDAAFLAMDLEFLGRRDLADYFLDRYAARSGDSAPSSLRAFYIAYRAVVRAKVDCVRLTQGRPRAGAAAAAHLAIALNHLESGAVRLVLVGGGPGTGKSTLARKLAEQVGAVVVSTDDVRRELRSAGQLSGEPGTLGAGLYTADNIAAVYRAMQQRAGMCLADGRSVVLDGTWRDAKFRAQAHRLSADTHAAIAEILCVAPADVAADRIRNRAPGNSDATPQIAAALTAEDFEWDTAHRIDTSQPLDHCVRAARELWRAAIQPRDHGVR; from the coding sequence ATGGAGTCCGCGACACCCGGCGACATGAGCGCACCGGAGGTGCCGCCCTACATCCAGGCCTACGAAACGCACACCGGCGTGGTCGTTGTAGCCGGCGATCGGGCCTACAAGGCCAAGAAGCCGGTGCAGACCGACTTCCTCGATTTCCGCACGGCCGAGCAGCGCGAACAGGCATGCGCGCGTGAAGTAGAGCTGAACAGCCGCCTTTGTCCCGAGAGCTATTTCGGGATCGCGCATCTGAGCGACCCCGCCGGTGCGGCTCCCGAACCGATCATCGTGATGCGGCGCTATCACGACGACGACCGACTGGCTTCGATGGTGAAGCGCGGCGAGCCCGTCGAACATGTACTCGACGGCATCGCTGACCTACTGGCCGATTTCCATGATCGAGCGCAGCGCGACCGGCGCATCAATGCGCAGGGTGAGCCCGAGGCGATCCAGCGGCGGTGGGATGACAATTTCCCCACGCTGCTCCGTCACGCCGACACCGCTGTGCCGTCCGAGACCGTGCGGCGTGTGCGGGACCTCGCCGCCCGATACGTCGCCGGCCGGGCGCGTTTGTTCTCACACCGGGTCGAGGAGGGGTGCATCGTCGACGGCCATGCCGACCTGCTCGCCGACGACATCTTCTGGGCCGACGAACGGCCGGTGCTGCTGGACTGCCTGGAGTTCAGCGACGAACTGCGCTACATCGACCGGATCGATGACGCCGCCTTCCTGGCAATGGATCTGGAATTTCTCGGGCGCAGGGACCTGGCCGACTACTTCCTGGACCGCTATGCGGCGCGTTCGGGCGACAGCGCGCCGTCGTCGCTGCGGGCTTTCTACATCGCCTACCGTGCGGTGGTGCGGGCCAAAGTGGACTGCGTGCGGCTGACGCAGGGCAGGCCGCGGGCCGGGGCGGCCGCGGCTGCGCATCTTGCCATCGCCCTGAACCATTTGGAAAGTGGCGCGGTTCGGCTGGTGCTCGTCGGCGGCGGTCCCGGAACCGGAAAGTCGACCCTGGCCAGAAAGCTCGCCGAACAGGTCGGTGCGGTGGTGGTGTCCACCGACGATGTGCGTCGGGAATTGCGCAGCGCCGGGCAGCTCAGCGGCGAGCCGGGCACCCTCGGCGCGGGGCTCTACACCGCCGACAACATCGCGGCGGTCTACCGGGCCATGCAGCAACGGGCGGGGATGTGCCTGGCTGACGGCCGTTCGGTCGTCCTCGACGGAACCTGGCGCGACGCGAAGTTCCGCGCCCAGGCCCACCGGCTGTCCGCCGACACACACGCGGCGATCGCCGAGATCCTCTGTGTGGCACCGGCTGATGTCGCCGCCGACCGAATCAGAAACAGGGCGCCGGGCAATTCCGATGCGACACCGCAGATCGCCGCCGCGCTGACCGCCGAAGACTTCGAATGGGACACCGCGCATCGCATCGACACCTCGCAACCACTCGATCACTGCGTGCGGGCAGCCCGTGAGTTGTGGCGCGCCGCGATCCAGCCGCGCGATCACGGCGTGCGGTAG
- a CDS encoding universal stress protein, with translation MSQIGTTTGIVVGVDGSPESDAAVAWATQEAIMRTLPITLLHVVTPLETGWPPGPLVDGMPRWQADAAQEILARACNVIEASRDGAAPPQVHSEVAYSQAVATLIGATKGSWMTVVGSTGLGAIGRLLLGSVSTSLIHHGYGPVAVIRTDRDYAKDAPVVVGIDGSPASETATALAFDEASRRGAPLVALHAWSDVGVLPILNMDRGDYERQGQEILAERLAGYQEQYPDVSVERRVVCDQPARWLVQAAEHAQLVVVGSRGRGGFASQLLGSVSSAVVHAAGVPVIVVRPRPSEK, from the coding sequence ATGTCACAGATCGGGACGACAACCGGAATCGTGGTGGGTGTCGATGGATCGCCTGAATCCGACGCCGCGGTGGCCTGGGCGACGCAAGAGGCGATCATGCGCACCTTGCCGATCACCTTGCTGCACGTGGTGACGCCGTTGGAGACCGGATGGCCGCCCGGGCCGTTGGTCGACGGCATGCCTCGCTGGCAGGCCGACGCTGCGCAGGAGATCCTCGCGCGTGCCTGCAACGTGATCGAGGCCAGCCGGGACGGCGCGGCGCCGCCCCAGGTGCACAGCGAGGTGGCCTATTCCCAGGCTGTCGCCACCTTGATCGGTGCCACCAAGGGCAGTTGGATGACGGTCGTCGGCTCCACGGGCCTGGGCGCCATCGGCCGGCTGCTGCTGGGCTCGGTGAGCACAAGCCTGATTCACCACGGGTACGGCCCGGTCGCGGTCATCCGCACCGACCGGGATTATGCGAAAGATGCGCCCGTGGTGGTGGGAATCGACGGGTCGCCCGCGTCGGAGACGGCGACGGCACTGGCGTTCGACGAAGCCTCCCGCCGCGGAGCGCCGCTGGTGGCCTTGCACGCCTGGAGCGACGTCGGCGTCCTGCCGATCCTCAACATGGACCGCGGCGACTACGAACGCCAGGGACAGGAGATCCTGGCAGAACGCCTCGCGGGTTACCAAGAGCAATATCCCGATGTGTCCGTCGAGCGGAGGGTGGTCTGTGACCAGCCCGCCCGCTGGCTGGTCCAAGCGGCCGAGCACGCTCAGCTGGTGGTCGTCGGCAGTCGCGGCCGCGGCGGGTTCGCCAGTCAACTGCTGGGGTCGGTCAGCTCCGCCGTGGTACACGCCGCGGGGGTCCCGGTGATCGTCGTGCGCCCACGGCCGTCCGAGAAATGA
- the ribD gene encoding bifunctional diaminohydroxyphosphoribosylaminopyrimidine deaminase/5-amino-6-(5-phosphoribosylamino)uracil reductase RibD — protein MTADPAATAAAGHDAAMLLAIEQGQRVKGNTYPNPPVGAVILDRDGRVVGVGGTGPVGEAHAEVVALRRAGELAAGGTVVVTLEPCNHHGRTPPCVDALLAAGVAQVVYAVTDPNPEAAGGAARLAAAGVQVRSGVLADAVIAGPLREWLHKQRTGLPHVTWKYATSIDGRSAAADGSSQWITSEAARADLHRRRATADAIVVGTGTVLVDDPTLTARLPDGTLADRQPLRVVVGEREISADALVLNDDSRTMVIRTHDPAEVLRALSDRTDVLLEGGPTLAGAFLRAGAIDRILAYVAPILLGGPITAVDDVGVPSIARALRWRFDTVEPIGPDLLLSLVPH, from the coding sequence ATGACCGCCGACCCGGCAGCAACAGCCGCCGCCGGCCACGACGCCGCGATGCTGCTCGCCATCGAGCAGGGCCAGCGGGTCAAGGGCAACACCTACCCCAACCCACCGGTCGGCGCCGTGATCCTGGACCGGGACGGCCGGGTGGTCGGCGTCGGAGGAACAGGGCCGGTCGGTGAGGCGCACGCCGAGGTGGTGGCGCTGCGCCGCGCCGGTGAGCTGGCCGCCGGGGGCACGGTGGTGGTCACGCTGGAGCCGTGCAATCACCACGGCCGGACCCCGCCGTGTGTGGACGCACTGCTGGCCGCCGGTGTGGCGCAGGTGGTCTACGCGGTCACCGACCCCAACCCCGAGGCCGCGGGCGGGGCGGCGCGACTGGCCGCCGCCGGGGTCCAGGTGCGCTCCGGGGTGCTGGCCGACGCGGTGATCGCCGGGCCGCTGCGGGAGTGGCTGCACAAGCAGCGCACCGGCTTACCGCACGTCACCTGGAAGTACGCCACCAGCATCGACGGCCGCAGCGCGGCCGCCGACGGATCCAGTCAGTGGATCACCAGCGAGGCCGCCCGGGCCGATCTGCACCGCCGCCGGGCGACCGCCGACGCCATCGTGGTGGGCACCGGCACCGTGCTCGTCGACGATCCGACGCTGACCGCCCGGCTGCCCGACGGCACGCTGGCCGACCGGCAGCCGCTGCGGGTGGTGGTGGGGGAGCGCGAGATCTCCGCGGATGCGCTTGTGCTCAACGACGACTCGCGCACGATGGTGATCCGCACCCACGATCCGGCCGAGGTGTTGCGGGCATTGTCCGACCGCACCGACGTGCTCCTGGAGGGTGGGCCGACGCTGGCGGGAGCCTTCCTGCGGGCCGGCGCGATCGACCGGATCCTGGCCTATGTGGCGCCGATCCTGCTGGGCGGGCCGATCACCGCCGTCGACGACGTCGGCGTGCCCAGCATCGCCCGGGCGCTGCGGTGGCGGTTCGACACCGTCGAGCCGATCGGCCCGGATCTGCTGCTCAGCCTGGTGCCGCACTAG
- a CDS encoding MFS transporter, with translation MRVNRRLAISAGSLAVLLGALDTYVVVTIMRDIMAPQPAGVGIPINKIQQLTPIITCYLLGYIAAMPLLGRASDRFGRKLLLQVSLTTFAVGSVVTAMSTDLSMLVVGRTIQGVASGALLPVTLALGADLWSRRNRAGVLGGIGAAQELGSVLGPLYGIFIVWALRDWRDVFWINVPLTAIAMLMIHFSLPSRAESADDGTPPERVDVVGGLLLALALGLAVVGLYNPEPNAKQALPDWGLPVLGAALVATVAFAVWERFARTKLIDPTGARFGPFLAALGASVCAGAALMVTLVDVELFGQGVLGMTQNEAAGLLLRFLIALPVGAMVGGWIATRAGDRAVTFAGLLIAAGGYWLISKWPVDLLAYRHDFFGLFSLPALDTDQMMAGFGLGLVIGPLTSAVMRAVPPREHGIAASGVVVARMTGMLVGMAALSAWGLYRFNQILAGIPKVPGGSLAEKMAATAHNSKLAFAMMYGEIFGITAIVCVVGAVLGLFIGSNKHFAEDAELPEPEASLSR, from the coding sequence ATGCGGGTCAACCGCCGACTCGCGATCAGCGCAGGCAGCCTCGCCGTCCTGCTCGGTGCCCTCGACACCTATGTCGTGGTCACGATCATGCGCGACATCATGGCGCCGCAGCCTGCCGGTGTCGGGATCCCGATCAACAAGATCCAGCAGCTCACCCCCATCATCACCTGCTACCTGCTCGGCTACATCGCCGCGATGCCGCTGCTGGGCCGGGCCTCCGACCGCTTCGGGCGCAAACTGCTGCTGCAGGTCAGCCTGACCACCTTCGCCGTCGGTTCGGTGGTGACCGCGATGTCGACGGACCTGTCGATGCTGGTGGTGGGCCGCACCATCCAGGGCGTCGCCAGCGGCGCCCTGCTACCGGTGACCCTGGCGCTGGGCGCCGATCTGTGGTCGCGACGCAACCGGGCCGGTGTGCTCGGCGGGATCGGCGCCGCCCAGGAACTGGGCAGCGTGCTCGGTCCGCTGTACGGCATCTTCATCGTCTGGGCGCTGCGCGACTGGCGCGACGTGTTCTGGATCAACGTGCCGCTGACCGCGATCGCGATGCTGATGATCCACTTCAGCCTGCCGTCGCGGGCCGAGTCCGCAGACGACGGGACTCCGCCCGAACGCGTCGACGTGGTCGGCGGGCTGCTGTTGGCACTCGCGCTGGGCCTGGCCGTCGTCGGCCTTTACAACCCCGAGCCCAACGCCAAGCAGGCCCTGCCCGACTGGGGGCTGCCGGTGTTGGGGGCCGCCCTGGTCGCCACGGTGGCGTTCGCCGTCTGGGAGCGGTTCGCCCGCACCAAGCTGATCGACCCGACCGGGGCCCGGTTCGGGCCTTTCCTGGCTGCGTTGGGCGCCTCGGTGTGTGCCGGTGCGGCACTGATGGTGACGCTGGTCGACGTGGAGCTGTTCGGGCAGGGTGTGTTGGGAATGACCCAGAACGAAGCCGCCGGGCTGCTCCTGCGGTTTCTGATCGCGCTGCCGGTGGGCGCCATGGTGGGCGGCTGGATCGCGACCCGGGCCGGGGACCGCGCGGTGACGTTCGCCGGCCTGTTGATCGCGGCCGGCGGTTACTGGCTGATCTCGAAATGGCCGGTCGACCTGCTGGCGTATCGGCACGATTTCTTCGGGCTGTTCTCGCTGCCCGCCCTCGACACCGACCAGATGATGGCCGGCTTCGGGCTGGGCCTGGTGATCGGCCCGCTGACGTCGGCGGTGATGCGGGCCGTGCCGCCCCGCGAGCACGGCATCGCCGCATCCGGTGTGGTGGTGGCCCGGATGACGGGGATGCTGGTCGGGATGGCCGCCCTGTCGGCGTGGGGCCTGTATCGGTTCAACCAGATTCTGGCCGGCATCCCCAAGGTGCCTGGCGGCAGTCTGGCCGAGAAGATGGCCGCGACCGCGCACAACTCCAAGCTGGCGTTCGCCATGATGTACGGCGAGATCTTCGGGATCACCGCGATCGTCTGCGTGGTGGGGGCAGTGCTCGGGCTGTTCATCGGCAGCAACAAGCACTTCGCCGAGGACGCCGAACTCCCCGAGCCGGAGGCCTCCCTCTCCCGGTGA
- the rpe gene encoding ribulose-phosphate 3-epimerase, with protein MSRPMIAPSILSADFARLADEAAAVKGADWLHVDVMDAHFVPNLTLGLPVVESLLAATDIPMDCHLMIENPGRWAPPYAEAGAYNVTFHAEATDSPVAVARDIRAAGAKAGLSIKPGTPLEPYLEILRDFDTLLVMSVEPGFGGQSFIPEVLGKVRAVRKLVDAGELSILVEIDGGINADTVEQAAEAGVDCFVAGSAVYSAEDPAAAVESLRRQALAASPHLRA; from the coding sequence ATGTCACGACCCATGATCGCCCCGTCGATCCTGTCGGCGGACTTCGCCCGGCTCGCCGACGAGGCCGCCGCCGTCAAGGGGGCGGACTGGCTGCACGTCGATGTGATGGACGCCCACTTCGTGCCCAACCTGACGCTGGGCCTGCCGGTGGTGGAGAGCCTGCTGGCGGCCACCGACATCCCGATGGACTGCCACCTGATGATCGAGAACCCGGGCCGTTGGGCGCCGCCGTACGCCGAGGCGGGCGCCTACAACGTCACGTTCCATGCCGAGGCCACCGACAGCCCGGTCGCAGTGGCCCGCGACATCCGGGCCGCCGGCGCCAAAGCGGGGCTCAGCATCAAACCGGGCACCCCGCTGGAGCCCTATCTGGAGATCCTGCGGGACTTCGACACCCTGCTGGTGATGTCGGTGGAACCGGGATTCGGCGGGCAGTCCTTCATCCCCGAGGTGTTGGGCAAGGTACGCGCGGTGCGCAAGCTGGTCGATGCCGGGGAGTTGAGCATCCTGGTGGAGATCGACGGCGGCATCAACGCCGACACCGTCGAACAGGCCGCCGAGGCCGGCGTCGACTGTTTCGTCGCCGGCTCGGCCGTCTACAGCGCCGAGGACCCGGCCGCGGCGGTGGAGTCGCTGCGCCGCCAAGCCCTCGCCGCCTCGCCGCATCTGCGCGCATGA
- a CDS encoding riboflavin synthase: protein MFTGIVEELGELVSRDELTDAARLVIHGPTVASDARHGDSIAVNGVCLTVVEVLPDGRFSADVMRETLDRSSLGSLQVGEAVNLERAAALGSRLGGHIVQGHVDGTGRVVARTPAQHWEVVRVALPASLARYVVEKGSITVDGVSLTVAALGCDPDHFFEVSLIPTTLELTTLGRAPVGTLVNLEVDVIAKYVERLVTNPA from the coding sequence ATGTTCACCGGAATCGTCGAGGAACTCGGCGAGCTGGTCAGCCGCGACGAGCTGACCGACGCTGCGCGACTGGTCATCCACGGCCCCACCGTGGCCTCCGACGCCCGACACGGTGATTCGATCGCCGTCAACGGGGTGTGCCTGACCGTGGTCGAGGTGCTGCCCGACGGCCGGTTCTCCGCCGACGTGATGCGCGAGACGCTGGACCGCTCCAGCCTGGGATCGTTACAGGTCGGGGAAGCGGTGAACCTGGAGCGCGCGGCCGCACTGGGCAGCCGCCTGGGTGGGCACATCGTGCAGGGCCATGTCGACGGAACCGGGCGGGTGGTGGCCCGCACACCGGCACAGCACTGGGAGGTGGTGCGGGTCGCGCTGCCGGCGTCGTTGGCCCGCTATGTGGTGGAGAAGGGCTCGATCACCGTCGACGGCGTCTCGCTGACGGTCGCCGCATTGGGGTGTGATCCGGATCACTTTTTCGAGGTCTCGTTGATCCCGACCACACTGGAACTGACCACGCTGGGCCGGGCCCCGGTGGGTACGCTGGTCAATCTCGAGGTGGATGTCATCGCCAAATACGTCGAACGCCTGGTGACAAATCCCGCTTGA